A single Pseudomonas brassicacearum DNA region contains:
- a CDS encoding PA2169 family four-helix-bundle protein, translating to MTDINKESISVLNDLIETSKDGQEGFKTCAEDIKHPELKALFVKRAADCATAAAELQAAVRSLGGDPETSTSVAGDLHRRWVDVKSMFTGKDEEAVLNEAERGEDHALKAYREAIEKINKHNLVGIRDLVERQYHGVQRNHDQVKALRNQARANS from the coding sequence ATGACTGACATCAATAAAGAATCCATCTCTGTCTTGAACGACCTGATCGAGACCAGCAAGGATGGCCAGGAAGGCTTCAAGACCTGCGCTGAAGACATCAAGCACCCAGAACTCAAGGCGCTGTTCGTCAAGCGCGCCGCCGATTGCGCGACCGCTGCGGCCGAACTTCAAGCGGCGGTTCGCTCCCTGGGCGGCGATCCTGAAACCTCCACCAGCGTCGCAGGTGACCTGCACCGTCGTTGGGTGGACGTGAAATCCATGTTCACCGGCAAGGATGAAGAAGCGGTGCTCAACGAAGCCGAGCGTGGCGAAGACCATGCGCTCAAGGCCTACAGGGAAGCGATCGAGAAAATCAACAAGCACAACCTGGTCGGTATCCGTGACCTGGTCGAGCGTCAGTACCACGGCGTGCAACGCAACCATGACCAGGTCAAGGCACTGCGTAACCAGGCGCGCGCCAACAGTTAA
- a CDS encoding FUSC family protein — MPITFQALFAPDRLALQFAIKTVLGAGLALWLALRWGLEQPSWALMTAIIVAQPLSGMVVQKGLARLVGTLVGTVMSVVFMGLFAQAPWLFLLALALWLGLCTACSTLLRSAWSYSFVLAGYTVAIIALPTISHPLSVFDQAVARCTEISLGIVCATAASALLWPLRVERQLAGQALAAWQSGMQAARATLAGDVQARKGLLEILGRIVAVDAQREHAWFEGRRGRQRARAISGLSQKLLMLLRLSRSVRRQWKQLDPEEAEALQPWMDEVQQALDADSATLQALRPRVWDASHDPQISSAQSYCLARFALLLDTALAACAALAAVQEGREAADPPRTLAPHRDLSLAMVFGARSALAFLTVACFWLATAWPAASGAMLLTCVVCSLFASRENGAQIGMSFLRGILLAVPTAFVIGELVLPQWSSFAMLCMAMGVPLFFGALGMAKPQIFATATSFCLHFVVLISPLNAMKYDVAAFFNNAQAMMIGVGAAVLAFNLLILRNPAWHSRRLLAATLHDLVRLTHRSLRGAESWFGGRMADRLLQLARHYPELPVQARSRWDDGLLGLDIGDELLHLRLSLAVAQVPDSRAQRRYFEALEQVLEHGPAGDKADALASASAEFLNVLSTQPPGDALKLAQGAVVQLQNSWRAWCHQHEPERREHSHGLA; from the coding sequence GTGCCCATAACCTTCCAGGCCTTGTTTGCCCCCGACCGCCTCGCTTTGCAGTTCGCCATCAAGACCGTGCTTGGCGCTGGGCTGGCGTTGTGGCTGGCGCTGCGCTGGGGGCTGGAGCAACCGTCATGGGCGCTGATGACCGCGATCATCGTCGCCCAGCCCCTGTCCGGGATGGTGGTGCAGAAGGGGTTGGCGCGATTGGTTGGCACGCTGGTGGGCACCGTCATGTCGGTGGTGTTCATGGGCCTGTTCGCCCAGGCGCCCTGGTTGTTCCTGCTGGCCTTGGCGCTCTGGCTGGGGTTGTGCACGGCCTGTTCGACGCTGCTGCGCAGTGCCTGGTCGTATTCATTCGTTCTGGCCGGTTACACGGTGGCGATCATTGCCCTGCCGACCATTTCCCATCCGCTGAGTGTGTTCGATCAGGCGGTGGCCCGTTGCACCGAGATCAGCCTGGGCATCGTCTGCGCCACGGCGGCCAGTGCCTTGCTCTGGCCGTTGCGGGTCGAGCGGCAACTGGCCGGTCAGGCCCTTGCGGCGTGGCAGAGCGGCATGCAGGCCGCCCGTGCGACCCTGGCTGGCGATGTCCAGGCCCGAAAAGGGTTGCTGGAAATTCTGGGCAGGATCGTCGCGGTGGATGCCCAGCGCGAACATGCCTGGTTCGAGGGCCGCCGTGGCCGACAGCGAGCCCGGGCCATCAGCGGCTTGAGCCAGAAATTGCTGATGCTGCTGCGCCTTTCGCGCTCGGTGCGACGGCAGTGGAAACAGCTCGATCCCGAGGAGGCCGAGGCCCTTCAGCCGTGGATGGACGAGGTACAGCAGGCCCTCGACGCCGACAGCGCGACCCTGCAAGCCTTGCGCCCTCGGGTATGGGATGCGTCTCACGATCCGCAGATCAGCTCGGCGCAGAGCTACTGCCTGGCGCGGTTCGCCTTGTTGCTCGATACCGCCCTGGCCGCCTGCGCTGCCTTGGCGGCGGTACAGGAGGGCAGGGAGGCGGCGGATCCACCGCGAACCCTGGCGCCTCATCGTGATTTGTCCCTGGCCATGGTCTTTGGTGCGCGCAGCGCCTTGGCATTCCTGACGGTTGCCTGTTTCTGGCTGGCGACCGCCTGGCCCGCCGCATCGGGGGCAATGCTGCTGACGTGCGTGGTGTGCAGCCTGTTCGCCAGTCGCGAAAATGGCGCGCAGATCGGCATGAGTTTTCTGCGGGGCATCCTGTTGGCCGTGCCGACGGCGTTCGTGATCGGTGAGCTCGTTCTCCCGCAATGGAGCAGTTTTGCGATGCTGTGCATGGCCATGGGCGTGCCGTTGTTTTTCGGCGCGCTGGGTATGGCCAAGCCGCAGATTTTTGCCACGGCGACGTCGTTCTGCCTGCATTTCGTGGTGTTGATTTCACCACTCAATGCCATGAAGTACGACGTCGCGGCGTTCTTCAATAACGCCCAGGCCATGATGATTGGTGTGGGCGCGGCGGTGCTGGCCTTCAATCTGCTGATTTTGCGCAACCCGGCCTGGCACAGCCGCCGTCTGCTGGCCGCGACCCTCCACGACCTGGTGCGCCTGACCCATCGCAGCCTGCGTGGCGCCGAGAGCTGGTTCGGCGGGCGCATGGCTGACCGGCTGTTGCAGTTGGCGCGGCATTACCCTGAGTTGCCGGTGCAGGCGCGCAGCCGTTGGGATGATGGTTTGCTTGGCCTGGACATTGGCGATGAATTGTTGCATTTGCGTCTTAGCCTGGCCGTCGCCCAAGTGCCTGATAGCCGGGCGCAGCGTCGCTATTTCGAAGCGCTGGAGCAGGTGCTCGAACATGGCCCGGCCGGTGACAAGGCCGATGCGCTGGCCTCGGCAAGCGCCGAGTTCCTGAACGTGTTGTCGACCCAGCCGCCCGGTGACGCATTGAAGCTGGCCCAGGGCGCGGTGGTGCAATTGCAAAACAGCTGGCGCGCCTGGTGCCACCAGCACGAACCTGAACGACGGGAGCACAGCCATGGGCTTGCGTGA
- a CDS encoding DUF1656 domain-containing protein, protein MGLREWSIGGVLLSPFLIYVVLALLVTGALRLLLSLVPAGRWIWHEALFDCALYVCVLTVITVVLGPL, encoded by the coding sequence ATGGGCTTGCGTGAGTGGTCGATTGGCGGGGTGTTGCTCAGCCCGTTCCTGATTTATGTGGTGCTGGCGTTGCTGGTGACCGGTGCGTTGCGCCTGCTGCTCAGCCTGGTGCCGGCCGGGCGTTGGATATGGCATGAAGCCTTGTTCGACTGCGCCCTGTATGTCTGTGTCCTGACCGTTATTACCGTGGTCCTCGGGCCGCTATAG
- a CDS encoding HlyD family secretion protein, with the protein MRTSVRVAVTLCMVAVAIFAGFHLWQYYMLTPWTRDARIRADVVVIAPDVSGWVRELKAVDNQQVKAGDVLLSIDRERFEAALEKARAVVQTRQQQLSLREHEASRRAALGPQAISAELRENAQINAGIARGELREAQAEAKVAELNLARSQVLAPRNGHITNLRLAEGNYVNAGQPVMALIDDSTFYVQAYFEETKLPRIRVGDPVKIWLMSAGHALEGHVESISRGITDRNTNPDAQLLAEVEPTFNWVRLAQRIPVRIKLDKVPEGVNLSAGMTASVQVREDLP; encoded by the coding sequence ATGCGTACATCCGTACGTGTCGCCGTCACGCTGTGCATGGTGGCCGTGGCGATTTTCGCCGGGTTTCACTTGTGGCAGTACTACATGCTCACACCTTGGACCCGCGATGCGCGGATTCGCGCCGACGTGGTGGTGATTGCACCCGACGTGTCGGGTTGGGTGCGCGAGCTCAAGGCGGTGGATAACCAGCAGGTCAAGGCCGGCGATGTGCTGCTGAGTATCGACCGTGAGCGGTTCGAGGCGGCGCTGGAGAAGGCCCGGGCCGTGGTCCAGACGCGCCAGCAGCAACTGAGCCTGCGCGAACACGAAGCCAGCCGCCGCGCGGCTCTTGGGCCCCAGGCCATCAGCGCCGAACTGCGGGAAAATGCCCAGATCAACGCCGGCATCGCCCGAGGCGAACTGCGCGAAGCCCAGGCAGAGGCCAAGGTGGCCGAGCTCAACCTGGCCCGCAGCCAGGTCCTGGCCCCGCGTAACGGCCACATCACCAACCTGCGCCTGGCCGAAGGCAACTACGTGAATGCCGGGCAGCCGGTGATGGCGCTGATCGATGACTCGACGTTCTATGTGCAGGCCTATTTCGAAGAGACCAAGTTGCCGAGGATCCGCGTGGGCGATCCGGTCAAGATCTGGCTGATGAGCGCCGGCCATGCGCTGGAGGGCCATGTCGAGAGCATCAGCCGTGGCATTACCGACCGCAACACCAACCCCGATGCGCAGTTGCTGGCGGAGGTCGAGCCGACCTTCAACTGGGTGCGCCTGGCCCAGCGGATACCGGTGCGGATCAAGTTGGACAAGGTGCCGGAGGGGGTGAACCTGAGCGCCGGGATGACGGCGAGCGTGCAGGTGCGCGAAGACTTGCCTTGA
- a CDS encoding MaoC family dehydratase, whose amino-acid sequence MTQVTNTPYEALEIGQTASYSKTVEERDIQLFAAMSGDHNPVHLDAEFAAASMFKERIAHGMFSGALISAAVACELPGPGTIYIGQQMSFQKPVKIGDTLTVRLEILEKLPKFRVRIATRVFNQREELVVDGEAEILAPRKQQTVTLPTLPAITVG is encoded by the coding sequence ATGACCCAGGTTACCAACACCCCTTACGAAGCCCTCGAAATCGGCCAGACCGCCAGCTACAGCAAGACCGTCGAAGAGCGTGATATCCAGCTGTTCGCGGCGATGTCCGGCGATCACAACCCGGTGCACCTGGATGCCGAGTTCGCCGCCGCGAGCATGTTCAAAGAGCGCATCGCCCATGGCATGTTCAGCGGTGCGCTGATCAGCGCGGCAGTGGCCTGCGAGTTGCCGGGGCCGGGCACCATCTATATCGGCCAGCAGATGAGTTTCCAGAAACCGGTGAAAATCGGCGACACCCTGACCGTGCGCCTGGAAATCCTGGAGAAACTGCCGAAGTTCCGTGTGCGCATCGCCACGCGCGTGTTCAACCAACGCGAAGAGCTGGTGGTGGACGGCGAGGCCGAAATCCTCGCACCGCGCAAGCAGCAGACCGTGACCTTGCCGACGTTGCCGGCGATCACTGTGGGCTGA
- a CDS encoding alpha/beta hydrolase, whose amino-acid sequence MIHQTFWLTATDHSRLFVNQWLPETAPLAVIMLAHGMAEHSGRYARLAQALCDEGYGVCAMDLRGHGKTGEEAILGHFADEDGWTKVVGDLASLNQHIGQQHPETPIVLLGHSMGSYIAQGYLLHHSASLHGAILSGSNFQPVTLYRCARLIARFERWRQGATGRSALIEWLSFGSFNKKFKPTRTPFDWLSRDPAEVDKYAQDPLCGFRCTNQLWVDLLGGLQQISKASNLAQIDPGLPLLVIGGECDPVSEGKRLKDLADTLRDAGIRHLQLTIYPQARHELFNETNRDEVTADVLAWIAQALSHKRPPRSE is encoded by the coding sequence ATGATCCACCAAACGTTCTGGCTGACCGCGACCGACCATAGCCGCCTGTTCGTCAACCAATGGCTGCCCGAAACCGCCCCTTTGGCGGTGATCATGCTGGCCCATGGCATGGCCGAACACAGCGGCCGCTACGCACGCCTGGCCCAGGCGTTGTGCGACGAAGGCTACGGTGTCTGCGCCATGGACTTGCGCGGCCATGGCAAGACCGGCGAGGAAGCGATTCTCGGCCACTTTGCCGACGAGGACGGCTGGACCAAGGTCGTGGGCGACCTGGCCAGCCTCAACCAGCACATCGGTCAACAACATCCCGAAACCCCCATCGTGTTGCTAGGCCACAGCATGGGCAGCTACATCGCCCAGGGTTATTTGTTGCATCACAGCGCCAGCCTGCACGGGGCGATTCTCAGCGGCTCGAACTTTCAGCCGGTGACGCTCTACCGCTGCGCTCGCCTGATCGCCCGCTTCGAACGCTGGCGCCAGGGAGCCACCGGGCGCAGCGCGTTGATCGAGTGGCTGTCGTTCGGCAGTTTCAACAAGAAATTCAAACCCACGCGTACCCCTTTCGACTGGCTCAGCCGCGACCCGGCCGAAGTCGACAAGTACGCCCAAGACCCGCTGTGTGGCTTTCGCTGCACCAATCAACTGTGGGTCGACCTGCTCGGTGGCTTGCAGCAAATCAGCAAAGCGTCCAATCTCGCCCAGATCGATCCGGGCCTGCCCCTGCTGGTGATCGGTGGTGAATGTGATCCGGTGAGCGAAGGCAAGCGTCTGAAGGATCTGGCCGACACCCTGCGTGACGCCGGCATCCGGCACCTGCAATTGACGATTTACCCGCAGGCCCGTCACGAACTGTTCAATGAAACCAACCGCGATGAAGTGACCGCCGACGTGCTGGCCTGGATTGCCCAAGCCTTGAGCCACAAGCGGCCGCCACGCAGCGAGTAG
- the fadD2 gene encoding long-chain-fatty-acid--CoA ligase FadD2, with protein sequence MQPDFWNDKRPAGVPLDVDLGAYKSVIEVFERSCKKFADRPAFSNMGVTLTYAELERYSAAFAGYLQAHTDLAPGDRIAVQMPNILQYPIAVFGALRAGLIVVNTNPLYTAREMRHQFKDSGARALVYLNMFGQKVQEVLPDTDLQYLIEAKMGDLMPTAKGWLVNTMVSKVKKMVPAYSLPQAIAFKSALRLGRGQGIKPLKVSLDDIAVLQYTGGTTGLAKGAMLTHGNLVANMQQARACLGQLGDDGHPLLREGQEVMIAPLPLYHIYAFTANCMCMMVTGNHNVLITNPRDIGGFIKELKNWRFSLLLGLNTLFVALMDHPDFKTLDFSNLKVTNSGGTALIKATAERWEQITGCGITEGYGLTETSPVASANPYGGKSRLGTVGMPVPGTLMKVINDDGVEQSLGERGELCIKGPQIMKGYWNKPEATAEVLDHEGWFKSGDIAVIDPDGFVRIVDRKKDMIIVSGFNVYPNEIEDVVMAHPKVANCAVIGVPDERSGEAVKLFVVAREAGVSLEELKAYCKENFTGYKVPKHIVLRESLPMTPVGKILRRELRDIA encoded by the coding sequence ATGCAGCCTGATTTCTGGAATGACAAACGCCCGGCCGGCGTGCCCCTGGATGTTGATCTGGGGGCCTACAAGTCGGTAATCGAGGTGTTCGAGCGTTCCTGCAAGAAATTTGCCGACCGTCCGGCGTTCAGCAACATGGGGGTGACCCTCACCTATGCCGAGCTCGAGCGCTACAGCGCGGCTTTCGCCGGCTACCTGCAAGCCCATACCGACCTGGCACCGGGCGATCGTATCGCAGTACAGATGCCTAACATCCTGCAGTACCCGATCGCCGTGTTCGGTGCCTTGCGCGCCGGGCTGATCGTGGTCAACACCAACCCGCTGTACACCGCGCGGGAAATGCGTCATCAGTTCAAGGACTCCGGTGCCCGGGCGCTGGTGTACCTGAATATGTTCGGGCAAAAAGTCCAGGAGGTGTTGCCCGATACGGACCTGCAGTACCTGATCGAAGCGAAGATGGGTGACCTGATGCCCACCGCCAAGGGCTGGCTGGTCAATACCATGGTGAGCAAGGTCAAGAAAATGGTGCCGGCCTATTCGCTGCCCCAGGCCATCGCCTTCAAGAGCGCCTTGCGCCTGGGACGTGGCCAGGGCATCAAGCCGCTGAAAGTCAGCCTCGACGACATTGCGGTGTTGCAATACACCGGCGGCACCACCGGGTTGGCGAAGGGCGCAATGCTGACCCACGGCAACCTGGTGGCCAACATGCAACAGGCCCGGGCCTGCCTGGGGCAGCTCGGTGATGACGGTCATCCACTGTTGCGCGAAGGCCAGGAGGTCATGATCGCGCCGTTGCCGCTCTACCATATCTATGCGTTCACGGCGAACTGCATGTGCATGATGGTGACCGGCAACCACAACGTGCTGATCACCAACCCGCGGGACATCGGTGGTTTCATCAAGGAACTGAAGAACTGGCGTTTCTCGCTGCTGCTGGGGCTCAACACATTGTTCGTGGCATTGATGGACCATCCGGATTTCAAGACCCTGGATTTTTCCAACCTCAAGGTCACCAATTCGGGCGGCACGGCGCTGATCAAGGCCACCGCCGAGCGCTGGGAACAGATCACCGGTTGCGGCATCACCGAAGGATATGGCCTGACCGAGACCTCGCCAGTGGCCAGTGCCAATCCTTATGGGGGCAAGTCCCGGTTGGGCACGGTGGGGATGCCGGTGCCGGGCACGCTGATGAAAGTGATCAACGACGATGGCGTCGAGCAGTCCCTGGGCGAGCGCGGCGAGCTGTGCATCAAGGGTCCGCAGATCATGAAAGGCTACTGGAACAAGCCTGAGGCCACGGCCGAAGTGCTGGACCACGAGGGCTGGTTCAAATCCGGCGATATCGCGGTAATCGATCCGGACGGTTTCGTGCGCATCGTCGACCGCAAGAAGGACATGATCATCGTCTCGGGCTTCAATGTGTACCCCAACGAGATCGAAGACGTGGTGATGGCCCATCCCAAGGTGGCCAACTGCGCGGTCATCGGCGTGCCGGACGAACGTTCGGGGGAGGCGGTGAAGCTGTTTGTGGTGGCACGCGAAGCCGGGGTCAGCCTTGAAGAACTCAAGGCCTACTGCAAGGAGAACTTCACCGGCTACAAGGTACCCAAGCACATCGTGCTGCGGGAATCGTTGCCAATGACTCCGGTGGGCAAGATCTTGCGGCGGGAGCTGCGGGATATCGCCTGA
- the fadD1 gene encoding long-chain-fatty-acid--CoA ligase FadD1 yields MIEDFWKDKYPAGIAADINPDEYPNIQAVLKQSCQRFANKPAFSNLGKTITYGELYELSGAFAAYLQQHTDLQPGDRIAVQLPNVLQYPVAVFGAIRAGLIVVNTNPLYTAREMEHQFNDSGAKALVCLANMAHLAETVVPKTGVKHVIVTEVADLLPPLKRLLINSVIKYVKKMVPAYHLPKAVKFNDVLSKGHGQPVNEANPTSDDVAVLQYTGGTTGVAKGAMLTHRNLVANMLQCKALMGSNLNEGCEILITPLPLYHIYAFTFHCMAMMLIGNHNILISNPRDLPAMVKELSKWKFSGFVGLNTLFVALCNNEAFRKLDFSALKVTLSGGMALQLAAAERWKAVTGCPICEGYGMTETSPVATVNPIQKIQVGTIGIPVPSTLCKVINDAGVEQPLGEIGELCVKGPQVMKGYWQRQEATDEILDSEGWLKTGDIALIQPDGYMRIVDRKKDMILISGFNVYPNELEDVLATLPGVLQCAAIGIPDEKSGEAIKIFIVARPGVTLTKEQVMEHMRANVTGYKVPKAVEFRDALPTTNVGKILRRELRDEELRKLGLKK; encoded by the coding sequence ATGATCGAAGACTTTTGGAAGGATAAGTACCCAGCTGGGATTGCTGCCGACATCAATCCAGACGAGTATCCGAATATTCAGGCGGTGTTGAAGCAGTCCTGCCAACGCTTTGCCAACAAGCCGGCATTCAGCAACCTCGGCAAGACGATCACCTACGGTGAACTCTACGAGTTGTCCGGTGCCTTTGCCGCGTACCTGCAACAGCATACCGATTTACAGCCGGGCGATCGAATCGCCGTGCAGCTGCCCAACGTTCTCCAGTACCCGGTGGCTGTGTTCGGTGCGATCCGCGCCGGGCTGATCGTGGTCAACACCAACCCGCTGTACACCGCGCGGGAAATGGAACACCAGTTCAACGACTCCGGGGCCAAGGCACTGGTATGCCTGGCGAACATGGCACACCTGGCCGAGACCGTGGTACCCAAGACAGGCGTCAAGCACGTCATCGTCACCGAAGTTGCCGATCTGCTGCCGCCGCTCAAGCGCCTGTTGATCAACAGCGTGATCAAGTACGTCAAGAAGATGGTCCCGGCCTATCACTTGCCCAAGGCCGTCAAGTTCAACGACGTGCTGAGCAAAGGCCACGGCCAACCCGTGAACGAAGCCAACCCCACCAGCGACGATGTGGCCGTGCTGCAATACACCGGCGGCACCACTGGCGTGGCCAAGGGCGCGATGCTCACTCATCGCAACCTGGTGGCGAACATGTTGCAGTGCAAGGCGCTGATGGGCTCCAACCTCAATGAAGGTTGCGAGATTCTGATCACGCCGCTGCCGCTGTACCACATCTATGCCTTCACCTTCCATTGCATGGCGATGATGCTGATCGGCAACCACAACATCCTGATCAGCAACCCGCGTGACCTGCCGGCGATGGTCAAGGAGTTGTCGAAGTGGAAGTTCAGCGGCTTCGTCGGCCTCAATACGCTGTTCGTGGCCCTGTGCAACAACGAAGCCTTCCGCAAGCTCGATTTCTCTGCCCTCAAAGTCACCCTGTCCGGCGGCATGGCCTTGCAACTGGCAGCAGCCGAGCGCTGGAAAGCGGTGACCGGCTGCCCGATCTGCGAAGGCTATGGCATGACCGAGACCAGCCCGGTGGCTACCGTCAACCCGATCCAGAAGATCCAGGTCGGTACCATCGGCATTCCGGTGCCATCGACGCTGTGCAAGGTGATCAATGACGCGGGCGTCGAACAGCCATTGGGTGAAATCGGCGAATTGTGTGTGAAAGGTCCGCAGGTCATGAAGGGTTACTGGCAGCGTCAGGAAGCCACTGACGAGATCCTCGACAGCGAAGGCTGGCTCAAGACCGGTGACATTGCGCTGATCCAGCCGGACGGCTACATGCGCATCGTCGATCGCAAGAAAGACATGATCCTGATCTCCGGTTTCAACGTGTACCCCAACGAACTGGAAGATGTGCTGGCAACCCTGCCGGGCGTGCTGCAATGCGCGGCCATCGGCATACCGGACGAGAAGTCTGGTGAGGCGATCAAGATCTTCATCGTCGCTCGACCGGGTGTCACGTTGACCAAGGAACAGGTGATGGAACACATGCGTGCCAACGTCACCGGCTACAAGGTGCCCAAGGCCGTGGAGTTCCGCGATGCCTTGCCGACGACCAACGTGGGCAAGATTCTGCGGCGCGAGTTGCGGGATGAAGAGCTCAGGAAGTTGGGGCTGAAGAAATAA
- a CDS encoding CsbD family protein, with protein MGSTSDKVKGVANEAVGNIKQGVGKATDNDRMRAEGVVQEKKGEAQQTVGKAKDAVKKGVDEA; from the coding sequence ATGGGTAGCACGAGCGATAAAGTGAAGGGCGTTGCCAACGAAGCCGTCGGCAACATCAAACAAGGCGTCGGCAAGGCCACCGACAATGACCGCATGCGCGCCGAGGGCGTGGTCCAGGAGAAAAAAGGTGAGGCCCAGCAAACCGTGGGCAAGGCCAAGGATGCAGTCAAGAAAGGCGTTGACGAGGCATAA
- a CDS encoding YihY/virulence factor BrkB family protein, whose amino-acid sequence MMFPALKGLPLHRVMMRTVTEFLDDEMSTYASALAYQMLFSLFPFILFLIALIGFLHLPDFFSWLRLQSELVLPPQALEQVNPVIDQLQQSKGGLLSVGIVIALWTASAGVRLMMSAMNAAYDVVEGRPAWKRFPLSIFYTIGIAGMLLAAAALMVLGPQVMGWIAAQVGLEAFIVTLWTIVRWPVIVILLMVAVALIYYVMPDVKQEFRFITPGSVLAVVVWIIASLGFAFYVKTFANYNAMYGSIGAIIVLLLYFYISSAVLLLGAEMNAVIEHMSTEGKNPGEKSAGEHEKQHVSGLGRDHSIPHPHPDEARP is encoded by the coding sequence ATGATGTTCCCGGCCTTGAAAGGCTTGCCTTTGCATCGTGTGATGATGCGCACCGTGACTGAGTTTCTCGACGACGAGATGTCGACCTATGCCTCGGCATTGGCGTACCAAATGCTGTTTTCGCTATTTCCTTTCATTCTCTTTTTGATCGCGTTGATCGGCTTCCTGCACCTGCCGGACTTTTTCTCCTGGCTGCGCCTGCAATCGGAGCTGGTGCTGCCGCCCCAGGCCCTGGAGCAGGTCAATCCGGTGATCGACCAGCTCCAGCAATCCAAGGGCGGATTGTTGTCGGTGGGTATCGTCATTGCGTTGTGGACCGCCTCGGCGGGCGTGCGGCTGATGATGAGCGCGATGAATGCCGCCTATGATGTGGTGGAAGGCCGCCCGGCCTGGAAGCGCTTTCCGCTGTCGATCTTCTACACCATCGGCATCGCGGGCATGTTGCTGGCCGCTGCGGCGCTGATGGTGCTCGGACCGCAGGTGATGGGCTGGATTGCGGCCCAGGTCGGCCTGGAGGCGTTCATCGTCACGCTCTGGACGATCGTGCGCTGGCCGGTGATCGTGATCTTGCTGATGGTGGCTGTGGCGCTGATCTATTACGTGATGCCCGACGTCAAGCAGGAGTTTCGCTTCATCACCCCGGGGTCGGTGCTGGCGGTGGTGGTGTGGATCATCGCCTCCCTGGGCTTCGCGTTTTACGTCAAGACCTTTGCCAACTACAACGCCATGTATGGCAGCATCGGTGCGATCATCGTGTTGTTGCTGTATTTCTATATTTCTTCGGCGGTGCTGTTGCTCGGTGCGGAGATGAATGCGGTGATCGAGCACATGTCCACCGAGGGCAAGAACCCGGGCGAAAAGAGCGCGGGCGAGCACGAAAAACAGCATGTGTCGGGCCTGGGCCGCGACCATTCCATCCCTCACCCCCACCCTGACGAAGCCCGACCATGA
- the def gene encoding peptide deformylase, whose translation MIRDILKMGDERLLRIAPPVPADMFDSPELWQLIDDMFQTMESVGGVGLAAPQIGVDLQLVIFGFEHSERYPDAEAVPQTILINPLITPLGPQREEGFEGCLSVPGLRGAVERYQHIRYEGFDPKGEPIVRYASGFHARVVQHECDHLIGRLYPSRISDFSKFGFTEVMFPDLDPAADD comes from the coding sequence ATGATCCGTGACATCCTGAAAATGGGCGACGAACGCCTGCTGCGCATCGCCCCGCCGGTGCCCGCCGACATGTTCGACAGCCCAGAATTGTGGCAATTGATCGACGACATGTTCCAGACCATGGAAAGCGTCGGTGGTGTCGGCCTGGCGGCGCCACAGATCGGCGTGGACCTGCAACTGGTGATCTTCGGCTTCGAGCACAGCGAGCGTTACCCCGACGCCGAGGCAGTGCCCCAGACCATCCTGATCAACCCGCTGATCACCCCGCTGGGCCCGCAGAGGGAAGAGGGCTTCGAAGGTTGCCTGTCGGTGCCGGGCCTGCGCGGGGCGGTCGAGCGCTACCAGCACATCCGCTACGAAGGCTTCGATCCCAAGGGTGAGCCGATCGTGCGTTACGCGTCGGGCTTTCATGCGCGGGTGGTGCAGCATGAATGCGATCACCTGATCGGGCGTTTGTACCCGTCGCGCATCAGTGATTTCAGCAAGTTCGGGTTTACCGAGGTGATGTTCCCGGATCTGGACCCGGCTGCAGACGATTGA
- a CDS encoding GNAT family N-acetyltransferase translates to MSEIHYAALEASLWPLMNKFYRAHQSSMKAVRDAQLWVARRDEIVAALCLRPVSGGHWLTGLFVDSAYRGQGIAARLIAEALNGVNEPVWLFCHPDLRGFYERRGFSFDPELPYAMAERLSRYARSKPMIAMGLAPAKS, encoded by the coding sequence ATGTCCGAAATCCATTACGCAGCGCTCGAAGCATCGCTTTGGCCGCTGATGAACAAGTTCTATCGCGCCCACCAATCCTCCATGAAAGCCGTGCGTGACGCGCAGCTTTGGGTGGCGCGACGCGATGAGATCGTCGCCGCCCTGTGCCTGCGACCAGTGTCGGGCGGGCATTGGTTGACAGGGTTGTTCGTCGACTCGGCGTACCGCGGACAAGGCATCGCCGCACGGTTGATCGCCGAAGCGTTGAACGGTGTGAATGAGCCGGTGTGGCTGTTCTGCCACCCGGATTTGCGCGGGTTTTATGAGCGGCGTGGTTTCAGCTTCGACCCCGAACTGCCCTATGCGATGGCCGAACGCCTGAGCCGGTATGCGCGCAGCAAGCCGATGATTGCGATGGGGCTTGCGCCTGCAAAATCCTGA